A stretch of the Duncaniella dubosii genome encodes the following:
- a CDS encoding HesA/MoeB/ThiF family protein, with translation MKTITELSKDEKIRYRGHLSLCEIDVAGQQRLAESRVLIVGTGGLGSPVALYLAAAGVGTIGLLDADTVSLSNLQRQVIHTTADIGRLKVESAAEKLRAINPHINVVTHPFMLDSDNAVAIMDNYDLVMDCTDNLPTRLLINDTCVATGKAMVFGAVSRFSGQVFSHKAGTACYRCIFDPSTTARKPTSLVSSTES, from the coding sequence ATGAAGACAATAACAGAATTAAGTAAGGACGAGAAGATACGCTACCGCGGACATCTGTCGCTTTGTGAGATTGACGTGGCCGGCCAGCAGCGCCTCGCCGAAAGCCGCGTGCTCATCGTCGGGACGGGAGGACTCGGAAGCCCTGTGGCTCTCTATCTCGCCGCCGCAGGCGTGGGCACAATCGGGCTGCTTGACGCAGATACAGTTAGCCTCAGTAACCTGCAGCGCCAAGTGATACATACCACAGCCGACATCGGGCGGCTGAAAGTCGAATCGGCCGCAGAAAAACTACGAGCCATCAATCCACACATAAACGTGGTCACCCACCCGTTCATGCTTGACAGCGACAATGCCGTGGCAATCATGGACAACTATGACCTTGTGATGGACTGCACCGACAATCTGCCGACACGCCTGCTGATCAACGACACATGCGTGGCCACCGGAAAAGCGATGGTCTTCGGCGCAGTGTCGCGCTTCTCAGGACAAGTGTTCAGCCACAAGGCCGGCACGGCATGCTACCGCTGCATCTTCGACCCGTCGACCACTGCCCGGAAGCCGACCTCCCTTGTGTCATCAACGGAATCATGA
- a CDS encoding ThiF family adenylyltransferase: MNTVVGVIGSIQATEAVKLIVGTGDALLNRMLTFDAITMQFNTFVISPIDTCECQHG; encoded by the coding sequence ATGAATACGGTTGTCGGCGTGATAGGGTCAATTCAGGCAACGGAAGCCGTCAAACTTATCGTCGGGACGGGCGACGCACTCCTTAACCGCATGCTGACGTTTGATGCCATCACTATGCAGTTCAACACCTTTGTTATCAGTCCTATAGACACATGCGAATGCCAACATGGTTAA
- a CDS encoding glycosyltransferase family 4 protein, producing MNDGRLKILFVGDASSCHRTLARGLQELGHETVVASNGGYWLNTGRDIDMRRRFSGKLGGLDLWMRLRLGLMKRMRGFDVVTIATQSYVELRPVRQRVLFDFLKSNNRSIFNTALGTDPNYVATCLDPDGPLKYNEFKIFGEDSPYLKAKPWICREWLADDMCALDRHIYSSVDGAVSVLYENDLALRRTLPPEKIAYSGIPIDTDALQPVELPERPEKIRLFLGRYRNRQLEKGTDVMEHAARAVVDRYPGKAELVIVENRPYDEYLGLLRSAHVVLDQLYSYTPATNALQAMAYGLNTVSGGAPEFYDFIGEKELRPVIHVEPDYESVFRALEHTVLNPRELRPRGLMGREFVVRHNDYRLVARRTAAFWTERLRLKEEAGSSTKLFTKNTP from the coding sequence ATGAACGACGGACGTTTGAAAATACTTTTTGTCGGAGATGCCTCCTCATGTCACCGTACACTCGCGCGGGGACTGCAGGAACTTGGCCATGAGACGGTAGTAGCTTCCAACGGCGGCTACTGGCTCAACACCGGACGTGACATCGACATGCGCCGTCGCTTCAGCGGTAAACTCGGCGGACTTGACCTCTGGATGAGACTACGCCTTGGACTCATGAAGAGAATGCGGGGCTTTGATGTGGTGACTATCGCCACGCAGAGCTACGTGGAACTGCGTCCCGTCAGGCAGCGGGTGCTTTTTGACTTCCTCAAGTCAAATAACCGCTCGATTTTCAATACCGCACTCGGCACTGACCCCAATTATGTGGCCACATGCCTCGACCCTGACGGCCCGCTGAAATACAACGAATTTAAAATCTTCGGTGAGGATTCTCCCTATCTCAAGGCAAAGCCGTGGATATGCAGGGAGTGGCTGGCCGATGATATGTGTGCGCTCGACCGTCATATCTATTCGTCGGTCGACGGGGCTGTCTCTGTACTCTATGAAAACGACCTTGCCCTGCGCCGGACGCTTCCTCCTGAAAAAATCGCATATTCCGGCATTCCCATCGACACCGATGCCCTACAGCCTGTAGAGCTTCCCGAGAGACCCGAAAAAATACGCCTTTTCCTTGGCCGTTACCGTAACCGTCAGCTCGAAAAGGGGACTGACGTGATGGAGCATGCCGCCCGCGCCGTGGTCGACCGCTATCCCGGGAAGGCTGAGCTGGTGATAGTCGAAAACCGTCCCTACGACGAGTATCTCGGCCTCCTGCGTTCTGCCCATGTGGTGCTCGACCAGCTCTATAGCTATACGCCTGCGACCAATGCTCTTCAGGCTATGGCCTACGGGTTGAACACCGTGTCGGGCGGCGCGCCTGAATTCTATGATTTCATAGGTGAGAAAGAGTTGCGTCCGGTGATTCATGTCGAACCTGACTATGAGTCGGTTTTCCGTGCGCTCGAACACACAGTGCTGAATCCCCGCGAACTTCGTCCGCGCGGACTTATGGGACGTGAGTTCGTGGTCCGCCACAATGACTATCGTCTTGTGGCGCGCCGCACAGCAGCGTTCTGGACCGAACGGCTGCGTCTGAAAGAAGAGGCCGGCTCTTCCACAAAGCTATTCACGAAAAATACACCTTGA
- a CDS encoding DUF4834 family protein yields MTFIATIIIIYLVWLLLKPMLMRYARRKYQEKVNDMFNQAFGGGRSASSSYGPFSSPRNDAPPRRESRNYPRRKKKIFSRDEGEYVEFEEIEVTADHHRAPSNQDSAYTPREPQVSDADWEEIR; encoded by the coding sequence ATGACTTTTATAGCTACAATCATAATCATTTACCTCGTGTGGCTTCTGTTGAAGCCAATGCTGATGCGCTATGCCCGGCGCAAATATCAGGAGAAGGTCAATGATATGTTCAATCAGGCTTTTGGCGGCGGCAGGTCTGCATCGTCGTCCTACGGCCCGTTTTCATCTCCACGCAATGACGCGCCTCCGCGACGCGAATCACGCAACTATCCCCGCAGGAAGAAAAAAATATTCTCCCGCGACGAGGGAGAATACGTTGAATTCGAGGAAATAGAAGTTACGGCCGACCACCACCGTGCGCCGTCAAATCAGGATTCGGCTTATACGCCGCGCGAACCTCAGGTCAGCGATGCCGACTGGGAGGAAATCAGATAG
- a CDS encoding FtsX-like permease family protein, with the protein MSKNIVWRLLRRNISAGQIAGYALANLVGLAIVLTAIQFYRDVTTVWDDEDSFISKDYLIISKKVSGLGSFMSGDGESTRFSEAEIADIASQPWARNVGRFNSAAFNVYAKVSFGGSSMGSDLFLESIPDDFFDVSPKGWGYEPGRSEFVPVIISKDYLSLYNFGFATSRGMPQVSEEVIGMVPLQLSLSGNGRQQWVNARIVGFSSRLNTIAVPEEFMDWANREFSANASESPSRLIVMLDKPGDPQAESFLDEHDYETAGDRAANGKAAYFLSLVTTVVIAVGLVISLLAFFILLLSIYLLLQKNRDKIHQLMQLGYSPAQVARYYNIIITTVNAVVIISAITVMLVASHKWREPLSTLGIEPTSSWPTIGIGLAIIVLISAGNLIAVSRNVRKSF; encoded by the coding sequence ATGTCAAAAAATATAGTGTGGCGTCTGCTCAGACGCAATATAAGTGCCGGGCAGATTGCCGGATATGCGCTTGCCAATCTCGTCGGGCTGGCAATAGTGCTCACCGCGATACAGTTTTATCGCGACGTGACCACTGTGTGGGACGATGAGGACTCGTTTATCTCAAAGGACTATCTGATAATATCAAAGAAAGTCAGCGGTCTCGGCTCGTTTATGAGCGGCGACGGAGAGTCGACGCGATTCAGCGAAGCGGAGATTGCCGACATCGCCTCGCAGCCTTGGGCGCGGAATGTCGGACGGTTCAATTCGGCTGCTTTCAATGTCTATGCCAAAGTCAGTTTCGGCGGCAGTTCGATGGGGTCGGACCTATTTCTCGAATCAATCCCCGACGATTTTTTTGATGTCTCTCCGAAAGGATGGGGATATGAACCGGGCCGTTCAGAGTTTGTGCCGGTTATAATCTCCAAAGATTACCTGTCGCTCTATAACTTCGGATTCGCCACATCGCGCGGCATGCCGCAGGTGTCGGAGGAGGTCATCGGGATGGTGCCTCTCCAGCTGTCGCTTAGCGGCAACGGGCGGCAACAGTGGGTCAATGCTCGGATTGTCGGATTTTCATCGCGCCTCAACACCATTGCCGTACCCGAAGAGTTCATGGACTGGGCAAACCGCGAGTTTTCGGCCAATGCTTCGGAATCGCCCTCGCGTCTGATAGTGATGCTCGACAAGCCGGGCGATCCGCAGGCGGAGAGCTTTCTTGATGAACACGACTATGAGACTGCCGGCGACCGTGCAGCCAACGGCAAGGCGGCCTATTTCCTTTCGCTCGTGACCACGGTGGTTATCGCTGTCGGCCTCGTCATCAGTCTGCTGGCGTTTTTCATTCTGCTCCTCAGCATCTATCTGCTTTTGCAGAAGAACCGCGATAAGATTCATCAGCTCATGCAGCTCGGCTATTCTCCCGCTCAGGTGGCGAGATACTATAACATTATCATAACGACGGTGAATGCCGTGGTTATTATCTCAGCAATAACGGTTATGCTTGTCGCCTCGCATAAGTGGCGCGAGCCGCTGTCGACGCTCGGGATCGAGCCGACCTCTTCTTGGCCGACAATAGGAATCGGCCTTGCCATCATTGTGCTGATTTCGGCCGGCAATCTCATTGCGGTGAGCCGTAATGTCAGAAAAAGTTTCTGA
- a CDS encoding glycosyltransferase family A protein: MLTLDVLIATHTPEGILRVADMNLPVVEGVRYIVSWQDHRDAEIPPALDARNDVTVDRFGQRGVSFNRNNAIELSTADVYLVADDDLRYSSSKLDAVRQVFEDNPDLDYASFMYEGTGKVYPSEECRLGRRLPKGFYQTSFEVAVRRRGRAALLRFHPAFGPGSISLHAAEDEMFLLTARRMKLNCRFFPIVITRHEGMTTGQRKITEPGVLRAFGAFIYYCYPLTFLPRIPLKAWRLSKSGQSRFFPALREMLSGIAFAFDNVTPAWKEVGR; encoded by the coding sequence ATGTTGACGCTTGATGTCCTTATTGCCACCCATACACCTGAGGGTATTCTCAGGGTTGCTGACATGAATCTGCCCGTAGTCGAAGGGGTGCGCTATATCGTTTCGTGGCAGGATCACCGCGATGCGGAGATACCTCCTGCGCTCGATGCGCGCAATGATGTGACGGTCGACCGTTTCGGACAGCGTGGTGTGAGTTTCAACCGCAACAATGCCATAGAGCTGTCGACGGCCGATGTCTATCTTGTGGCCGACGATGATCTCCGCTACTCCTCCTCGAAGCTCGACGCTGTAAGACAGGTGTTTGAGGATAATCCTGATCTCGACTATGCGTCATTCATGTATGAGGGGACCGGCAAGGTCTATCCTTCAGAGGAGTGCCGTCTCGGCCGGCGCTTGCCTAAGGGTTTCTATCAGACCTCGTTTGAAGTCGCTGTACGCAGGCGCGGACGTGCTGCATTGCTGCGCTTTCATCCTGCATTCGGACCGGGTTCGATCAGTCTGCACGCGGCCGAGGACGAAATGTTTCTTCTTACCGCAAGGCGCATGAAGCTCAACTGCCGTTTCTTTCCGATTGTGATTACCCGTCATGAGGGGATGACTACAGGTCAGCGTAAAATTACCGAACCGGGTGTGCTTAGAGCCTTCGGGGCATTTATCTACTATTGTTATCCTCTGACGTTCCTTCCGCGGATTCCGCTTAAGGCGTGGAGGCTTTCCAAGTCGGGGCAGTCACGCTTTTTTCCGGCTCTGCGCGAGATGCTCAGCGGGATTGCCTTTGCTTTCGATAATGTCACTCCCGCATGGAAGGAGGTCGGGCGATGA
- a CDS encoding oligosaccharide flippase family protein, with protein sequence MEGGRAMSAAVSTKVLKAMGMFGGVRMLQILVGIIRTKLIAVWLGPAGVGLFGIFNGAVDTVKTLAQLGMRSSSVRDIAGQTSPSAIAVTVTVVRRWGWMLGVLGAVLMVACAPLLSRLTFGDGGMTLHYMALAVVIFFLSIANVEEAVMQGMGALARLAKASVWGAVAGFVVSVPMYYFWGIASVVLSIIAYSLATFTATYIYKVRGIRAERPVGVGETLSSGRRFIILGLYMTTADFIAQALSYVFIAWLNNRGGDTEVGFYQAGYTMVNRYVGLIFTALATEYYPRLARVATSGKRLSVFVAHEMGLILMLLLPAVTFFITLAPWLVRILYDSRFEAAVPFITIAMAGIVMRGVSYCMSYVILAKGDGLAFLSTESVSALAGLGLNIGCYSAWGIGGLGVAYALWFLLYALIVGYVYYVRYRLTLPAPSLRLGVLTLSVTLACIVAAQCMPSTILRLSIIPVPVIASVLVVRNLRKLIRR encoded by the coding sequence ATGGAAGGAGGTCGGGCGATGAGTGCTGCGGTTTCTACTAAAGTCCTTAAGGCCATGGGTATGTTTGGCGGTGTGAGGATGTTGCAGATTCTTGTCGGCATCATACGCACGAAGCTTATAGCTGTCTGGCTCGGGCCGGCTGGTGTCGGGCTATTCGGAATCTTCAACGGTGCGGTTGATACGGTCAAGACGCTCGCCCAGTTAGGCATGCGCTCAAGTTCTGTCCGCGATATCGCCGGACAGACATCTCCGTCGGCCATTGCCGTGACGGTGACTGTGGTTCGTCGCTGGGGGTGGATGCTCGGTGTCTTGGGCGCGGTGCTCATGGTTGCCTGTGCCCCGTTGCTGAGCCGTCTCACTTTCGGCGACGGAGGCATGACGCTCCACTATATGGCTCTTGCTGTCGTAATCTTTTTTCTTTCCATCGCAAATGTCGAGGAGGCGGTCATGCAGGGAATGGGAGCGCTTGCCCGTCTGGCCAAGGCTTCGGTGTGGGGTGCGGTTGCCGGTTTTGTAGTTTCCGTACCGATGTATTATTTCTGGGGGATTGCCAGCGTTGTCCTCTCGATTATTGCATACTCTCTTGCCACTTTCACCGCCACATATATATATAAGGTGCGCGGAATCCGGGCTGAACGTCCGGTGGGGGTAGGGGAGACTCTTTCGTCGGGCAGACGTTTCATTATTCTCGGTCTCTATATGACGACCGCCGATTTCATAGCTCAGGCTTTGAGCTATGTATTTATAGCATGGCTCAACAACAGGGGCGGAGATACTGAGGTCGGTTTCTATCAGGCCGGCTATACGATGGTCAACCGCTATGTAGGCCTGATTTTCACTGCGCTTGCCACGGAATATTATCCGCGTCTGGCTCGTGTCGCCACTTCCGGGAAGCGTCTGAGCGTATTTGTAGCCCATGAGATGGGATTGATACTGATGCTTTTGCTTCCGGCTGTCACTTTTTTCATCACCCTTGCTCCGTGGCTTGTCAGGATTCTATATGACAGCCGTTTTGAGGCGGCCGTCCCTTTCATTACCATTGCTATGGCCGGTATTGTGATGAGGGGAGTGTCATATTGCATGTCATACGTCATTCTTGCAAAGGGTGATGGCCTTGCTTTCCTCTCTACGGAGTCGGTCAGTGCATTGGCCGGGTTGGGGTTGAACATCGGATGCTATTCCGCGTGGGGTATCGGCGGTCTTGGAGTCGCATACGCTCTGTGGTTCCTGCTCTATGCACTTATTGTCGGCTATGTATATTATGTCCGCTATCGTCTGACCCTCCCTGCGCCGTCGCTTCGTCTGGGTGTTCTGACATTATCGGTCACACTCGCATGTATTGTAGCTGCTCAGTGCATGCCGTCGACAATCCTGCGTCTCTCTATCATCCCAGTGCCGGTAATCGCGTCGGTATTGGTCGTCCGCAATCTCCGCAAACTTATCCGCAGGTAG
- a CDS encoding phosphatidylserine decarboxylase family protein, giving the protein MKVKIHREGTNILIVVMLIMIVINLSAWMFIRPAVIPIVFSSISAILYLLIVNFFRSPRRTFRGDRENVVVSSVDGTVVALEEVFEPEVLRRKVRMVSVFMTVFNVHANWFPVDGEVLLVRHHRGRFLSAYLPKASIENERSTVLIRATNGQEILVRQIAGAVARRIVTYAEPGDAANIEDHMGFIKFGSRVDIYLPLDAEVFVKIGDKTTGGVSVIARLRNNPDD; this is encoded by the coding sequence ATGAAAGTCAAGATACACCGCGAAGGTACTAACATACTGATTGTAGTCATGCTGATAATGATTGTCATCAATCTGTCGGCATGGATGTTCATTCGTCCGGCTGTCATCCCAATTGTCTTTTCATCGATTTCGGCGATTCTGTATCTGCTGATTGTCAACTTTTTCCGGTCGCCCCGGCGCACATTCCGCGGTGACCGTGAGAATGTGGTCGTAAGTTCGGTCGACGGTACTGTCGTTGCGCTTGAAGAAGTGTTCGAGCCGGAGGTTCTCCGCCGTAAGGTGAGGATGGTTTCGGTGTTTATGACTGTGTTCAATGTCCATGCCAACTGGTTTCCGGTCGATGGCGAAGTGCTTCTGGTGCGCCACCATCGCGGACGTTTTCTCAGCGCCTATCTTCCAAAGGCCAGCATTGAGAACGAGCGCTCGACGGTGCTGATCCGTGCGACCAACGGTCAGGAAATTCTTGTCCGCCAGATAGCCGGTGCGGTTGCCCGACGTATTGTCACTTACGCCGAACCGGGCGATGCCGCGAATATCGAGGACCACATGGGATTCATCAAATTCGGTTCGCGTGTCGACATCTATCTCCCTCTCGATGCTGAAGTGTTTGTCAAGATCGGCGACAAGACCACGGGCGGTGTCAGTGTGATTGCCCGCCTGAGAAATAACCCCGATGACTGA
- a CDS encoding ATP-binding cassette domain-containing protein, which translates to MTEEISLRRVLPHVFRGSENELPVRDSQLWLQENMTFRRGTYYLIEAESGTGKSSLCSYIYGSRHDYDGKILFDGADARSFGIGRWCELRRRSLAYLPQEMGLFPELTVMENIEIKNRLTAHKSGNEIVSLLERLEIGEKAGEPAGRLSVGQQQRVAIIRALCQPFDFLLIDEPVSHLDSRNNQAVAELIDEEARRLGAGIIATSVGNKIKLPDYELLRL; encoded by the coding sequence ATGACAGAGGAAATATCATTGCGCCGGGTGCTTCCACATGTGTTCCGTGGGAGCGAGAACGAGCTGCCTGTCAGGGATTCTCAGCTATGGCTTCAGGAGAACATGACATTCAGGCGCGGGACATATTATCTCATTGAGGCCGAAAGCGGGACAGGCAAGTCGTCGCTGTGCAGCTACATCTACGGTTCACGCCATGATTATGACGGCAAGATTCTTTTTGACGGTGCTGACGCCCGGAGTTTCGGCATCGGCCGGTGGTGTGAGCTGCGCCGGCGGTCGCTGGCCTATCTTCCGCAGGAGATGGGACTGTTCCCGGAACTGACCGTGATGGAAAATATCGAAATCAAAAACCGTCTGACCGCCCACAAGTCGGGCAATGAAATAGTCTCGTTGCTCGAACGGCTTGAAATCGGCGAGAAGGCGGGAGAGCCGGCCGGCCGTCTGTCGGTCGGGCAGCAGCAGAGGGTTGCGATAATCCGCGCCCTATGCCAGCCGTTTGACTTTCTGCTCATTGATGAGCCTGTCAGCCATCTCGACAGCCGTAACAATCAGGCGGTTGCGGAATTAATCGACGAGGAGGCACGCCGCCTTGGGGCAGGCATAATAGCCACATCGGTCGGCAACAAAATCAAACTGCCCGACTATGAGTTGCTGCGGCTCTGA
- a CDS encoding PDDEXK nuclease domain-containing protein produces MKDTVHPDLVFRSSYFLDLVGLPDVFSESDLETAILNQIQQFIKEFGSDFAFVDRQKRIPVDGTVYKLDLLFYHRGLHRLVAIDLKLGRFKPEHEGQMLLYLRYLNRNDRREGEEAPIGLILCSEGNTEHIEYLMLEEDSPVKVAQYYTKLPDKKLLSEKLQ; encoded by the coding sequence ATGAAGGATACCGTACATCCTGACCTTGTGTTCAGGAGTAGTTATTTCCTCGATCTCGTTGGACTGCCTGACGTATTCAGCGAGAGCGACCTCGAAACCGCTATACTAAACCAGATACAGCAGTTCATAAAGGAGTTCGGTTCTGACTTTGCTTTTGTTGACCGTCAGAAAAGAATTCCGGTTGACGGCACAGTCTATAAGCTTGATTTGTTATTCTACCACAGAGGATTACACCGGCTCGTCGCAATTGACTTGAAATTGGGGCGTTTCAAACCGGAACATGAGGGACAGATGTTATTATATCTGCGCTATCTCAACCGCAATGACCGCAGGGAGGGAGAAGAAGCACCAATTGGTCTTATCCTATGCTCCGAAGGAAATACAGAGCATATCGAATATCTGATGCTCGAAGAAGATTCTCCCGTAAAAGTAGCTCAATACTACACAAAACTGCCTGACAAAAAACTCCTCTCCGAAAAACTGCAATGA
- the pssA gene encoding CDP-diacylglycerol--serine O-phosphatidyltransferase: protein MKSLKSYIPNTITCLNLLSGCAAVFFAFNLGMETGSLSPMSWAFIFIGAAAVFDFCDGLSARLLHAYSPVGKELDSLSDLVSFGLAPAFLVMNSMQAYGASVWVSAIALFIAVMGALRLAKFNVDTRQATSFIGLPIPANAIFWIGALAWIDSHAYPGDIVMALLIVAISLLMVSELRMFSLKFANLSWRGNVRRYVVLAAAVFFVITEGISGFAWTIVLYILISLFGKKAEAEA, encoded by the coding sequence TTGAAATCACTCAAATCCTATATCCCCAACACCATCACCTGCCTCAACCTTCTTTCAGGATGTGCGGCGGTGTTTTTTGCTTTTAATCTCGGCATGGAGACTGGTTCTCTGTCACCGATGTCGTGGGCGTTTATCTTTATTGGAGCTGCGGCGGTGTTTGATTTCTGCGACGGCCTATCGGCGCGTCTGCTCCACGCATATTCGCCCGTCGGAAAGGAACTTGACTCTCTCAGTGACCTTGTCAGCTTCGGTCTTGCACCCGCTTTCCTCGTCATGAACTCCATGCAGGCTTACGGAGCATCGGTCTGGGTGAGCGCGATAGCCCTGTTCATAGCCGTGATGGGAGCGCTGAGACTTGCGAAATTCAATGTCGATACCCGTCAGGCCACATCGTTCATCGGTCTGCCTATCCCGGCCAATGCGATTTTCTGGATAGGTGCGCTCGCATGGATTGATTCACACGCCTATCCCGGCGACATAGTAATGGCGCTCCTGATTGTGGCGATTTCGCTGCTGATGGTGAGCGAGCTGAGGATGTTTTCGCTCAAATTCGCCAACCTTTCGTGGCGTGGCAACGTTAGAAGATATGTAGTGCTTGCCGCGGCCGTTTTCTTCGTAATCACCGAAGGTATTTCGGGTTTCGCATGGACGATTGTCCTCTACATTCTGATTTCGCTTTTCGGCAAAAAGGCTGAAGCAGAGGCTTAA
- a CDS encoding uroporphyrinogen decarboxylase/cobalamine-independent methonine synthase family protein produces the protein MPRVEIVGSFLPPEELENALNEKIHGNLSEEAYHAIEDKVIDSLIDREIESGLQIVTDGEMRRKSWARDFWEGFNGMSRDRIDTGSVYQDEVVRHDLLRFDGRIEFNEAHPFFEKYSHMQELTRGRAEVRQTIPSPGELYMRILLGSNGDISKNYVSPETLLDDIVDAYRKTIEEFYRRGCRHIQLDTGVWGRLSDPDFDRLLLLGGVDSDRVTLTLLDLINRTIENRPADLEIILSIAADERHIPRWFDEKELTHLRLMLEKVDADAFLLPFAISSPQEIEAVRWLPAGKRAIIGVVDGSLPNLENVDDIVEAIRVAARYVPIGLLSVSPTCGFKVSDRERQGLNYETQWSKIALLRQAAEKFANEIG, from the coding sequence ATGCCCCGAGTTGAAATCGTGGGCAGTTTTCTTCCGCCGGAAGAACTCGAAAACGCTCTTAACGAAAAAATCCACGGAAATCTCAGCGAAGAAGCTTATCACGCGATTGAGGATAAGGTGATTGACAGCCTCATCGACAGGGAAATCGAATCCGGACTCCAGATAGTGACCGACGGCGAAATGCGCCGTAAAAGCTGGGCCCGCGACTTCTGGGAAGGATTCAACGGCATGAGCCGCGACCGCATCGACACCGGCTCTGTCTATCAGGATGAGGTAGTGCGCCACGACCTGCTCCGCTTCGACGGACGCATCGAATTCAACGAAGCCCATCCGTTTTTCGAAAAATACTCCCATATGCAGGAGCTGACAAGAGGCCGCGCCGAGGTGCGCCAGACCATTCCATCGCCGGGAGAGCTCTACATGCGCATACTTCTCGGTTCGAACGGTGATATATCAAAAAACTATGTGTCGCCTGAAACTCTTCTCGATGACATCGTGGATGCCTACCGCAAGACCATCGAGGAATTCTATCGTCGCGGCTGCCGCCATATCCAGCTCGACACAGGCGTGTGGGGACGACTGAGCGACCCTGATTTCGACCGCCTACTGCTGCTCGGCGGTGTGGACTCCGACAGAGTTACGCTGACACTGCTCGATCTCATCAACCGCACGATCGAAAACCGTCCGGCCGACCTTGAGATAATCCTCAGCATCGCAGCCGACGAGCGACACATCCCCCGCTGGTTTGACGAAAAGGAGCTCACACACCTCCGTCTTATGCTCGAAAAGGTCGATGCCGACGCCTTCCTGCTCCCCTTCGCCATATCCTCGCCTCAGGAGATCGAGGCTGTGCGCTGGCTTCCTGCCGGAAAGCGCGCCATCATCGGCGTAGTCGACGGCTCGCTTCCGAACCTCGAAAACGTCGATGACATCGTTGAGGCCATCCGTGTGGCTGCACGCTATGTTCCCATCGGCCTCCTGTCTGTCAGCCCGACTTGCGGCTTCAAGGTCAGCGACCGCGAACGTCAGGGGCTAAACTACGAGACCCAGTGGTCAAAGATAGCACTTCTCAGACAGGCCGCTGAAAAGTTTGCCAACGAAATCGGATAA